The DNA window GCGAATCGGTGAGGCCACCGCGGCGCGCGTTGCCGACTGGGCCCCGAATTGGCGGGTCCAGGTGTCGATCACGCTGTCGTCCGACAGTGCCTTGACGAAGGCCGCCTTCCCTTCGTCCGAGAGCTTGAGAAGGAGATGAAGAGGACCGCCGACCGCCGCGCCTTCGAGCTTGAGGCGATGCTGCTGAGGCCTGGTCGCGTTGCTCGGGAGAGTCCTGCAGTACCCCTCGTAGACCGCGGTCCGGTAATCCTCGAACCACGACTCGCCTTCCGGACGGTGGCCTCCGGTGGGTCGGTCGCGCAACCCGAACTCTCGGAACACCACGGTGTCGTCGGAATGGAAGGTCATGTCCACAGCGATGCTCTTGTCCCGTGAACCGTCACCGGGCACGACCGGGCCCGGGAGCATGCAGTCCTTCATCCGGTGGAAGCTCCGGTCCACGGTACGAACGAACAGTGTCTCCATGGGGGCGGCGACACGAGTCCGGACCTCTGCCGTCACATGACTGCCACCGGCACTGTGGAAGAGTTCCCAGAAACGGGTCCAGTCCTGCGGGGAGTAGTTGTCGAAGCCCTGGTCGAGGACTCCGACGAACCTTCCGCGGGCGTCGGCCTCCCGGATCCCGATCTCGCTGAGCGAGCTTGCCAGGGACAGGTCTTCGGACAGCCTTTCGTCGACGTACACCAGGTCGTCCTTGAGCCCGTCCTGCACGGTGCGGCGGAAGACCCTGCCGGCGACGGGGGCGACCATTCCGTGCGATTCGGTGAGGACGATCTTCGCTGTGCGGGCCTCGGCCGCGAAGGGGGACGCCGTCCTGATCATCGCTGCAAGGATGCGGATTGCGACTGCCGAACCGTCCGCGCCGCTGTCGGAAACGAGAGCCTCCAGCCACTCACGCACCGACGCCCGCTGCCGTTTCGCGGCCTTGAGGATGTGCTCCACCTTGCCGGAACGGATCTCTGCCGCCTCGACGGAGGGATGGACCCAGTCGGAGGGCCGGCCCGGGCAGGCGTTCCACATTTGTAGCCACTCGAACCTGAGCTTTCCCTGGCCGCCCTGGTCCGGGTGCAACTTCAACTCGTGAGGCACCCTCAGATCCCCGTCCTGGTCCGGGAGGGACGGACGCTGAGCTGCCATCTGCCAAATCTGTTCGGTCAGATACTGATCGGCCCAGTTCAGCGTCTCGGATTCCTTGGTGCGACCTGGGAGCAGTGGCAGATACGCACCGGGGTCCTCTAACGGGGCCAGGTGGGGAAGTGAGTCGACCACGAGTCGGGCCGCGACCTGGATGATCTCCTGGTTGAACGGGCTGGCATCGAGGAGATTCTGGCGATCCTCGTTCGTTTTCCAGGCGCCGTTGAGTGCTCCGCTCAGGGTCATGGGGTACTTGGTGGGGAAGAACGACCAGAATTCACCGCGGCCCCTCGGGGCGTTGAGCACGTTCTCGCCGGTGTACTCCGGGACAGCCCATGAGATGTCGATCGTTCCGCGGTCGTGCATCTCGCCGGCGCTGTCACGTGCGGTCCTACTGGGGCGGTGCGCCTCCGTGAAGACCTTCCACCGGCTCTGCGCGGGACGGTGCCCGGTCCGCTGCTCCTCGATGGTGTGGTGGAAACCATCGTGCTTCACGGTGATCTCTCGGCGTACGGGAGGCATCGGTCGGCGATCTTCCAGGACCACCTTGCCCACGTGGTGGGAGAAGAGCTGGAAGCGTGCCGGGAACTCGCGCCGTTCACTGTCCTTGGCCTGGTGCATGTCGCGCCCCAACCGGTCGGCGGCACCGGTGATCAGGGGCAGGCGCACCACCGTGGTTGCCCAGTCGAGGAGTTGGTCGAGAACGGCGTCGGCGGCCCTCTCGTGATCGGCGTCGAGGGGCCGTGCCATGCGAAGTACGGGTGTCTCGCGGTTGCCGTCCGTAGCCAGCCCACTGGCCCCGATGATTTCGCGATGCGCCCAATCACGATCGAATCCGAAACTTCCGGAAGTGCTGAAGAATTGAGGGGCATCAGTTACGGCAAGGACTGATTTGATGCCCACGCCGAAGCGCCCGATCTGTCCTCCCCGTTTCTTCGATACACTCATGCGCAGAATTGTCTCCGCGCCTTCCGCGGAAACCTCCGTTCCCTCGTTCGCGCAATAAAGATGCGTATCCGTCAGGACGACATGTACTGTCCCTCCTGGATCATTCGCGATCTCGTCGGCCGCATTTTGTACGAGCTCGAACAATTGGCGGTCCCCATATCCGCCCTGAGTGATCCGGCGCTCGCCATTTGCATGTTCCTGGACGAGTCCCGGATCGACGCGGTATGTCTCCAAAACGCGTGCCGACTGCTCGACGATCTTCTTGATCACAGGCGAAATTTTTTCGATGTCCGCCGGATCGGAGTAGCTCACGAGGTTTCCGTTCTATGGCTGCTGACAAGGCGCTGGAGAAACCGGAGCGCCGGCCACGGTCTGGCCGTGGCCGGCAACTTGCTCAAAACGATAGCCGGGACGTCCGACAGTGTGTCGGGCTAAGACAGCTCGACCACGATGTGCACCGTGACGACCACGGTGACGCGCGAGCGGCGGCGGCGGTTCCGCGCATGGCCGGGCGGGCGTACCGGAGTGGGGCGGCTGCGTCGCCCCCGACGACCCCGGTCGGCCCGGAAACCGGGACGCGCAGTGGGGTTGGCCGCGAGAGCGCGATCAGCTGCGGCGATGAGCTGTCGGTATCGCCTGACGACGGCGAACGTCGTGCCGGTCTGTTGGAGGAATTCCGACCGCAGGTACGGGTCCTCGCACGATTCGTACTGAGTGACGAATCGGCGCATTTCTTCCAGCTCGAAATCGTCGGACATGGCGGCCCTGCTCTCTGTCGGAAACATTCGCTCGGATAAGTGCATGGTGGCTCTGTTCTCGGAAGTGCATGCACCTGTATCCAGGAGCATGTTTCTTGGATGACAGGTGGGGCTGTCGCCAAAAGGACCGTAAAGGAAAGGAGGGTGCCCCGCAAGGTGATTGAAGAACTCTCGTGCGGCAGCGAGCCGTCTTCGCGCTCCGCAATTCCTGGCACTCGGAAAGCCGGAGCCCGACAAGGCGCGTCGAGTTGACCCACGCGGCGAGGAAGGCAAACGGTAGAGCAAGGAATGCTCGCTGAGCAAGTCCCTGGAAATTTCGGTATGGCGCCCCTCGCGAAATCGGGAGAAAAGCGGACTTCGTGAATCCTCCGGGGACGACTAAGCGGAGGCGGTTCTTCCATTCTGAGAAATGGAAGAACCGCCTCCAGTTGTCACGAGGGGTGAAGCCGCCTTCGAGTGAGGACAAAATGAGCCATGGCGGATATTTCTGACTAATGCTCCGGCGTAGATTCCAGACGCATCCCGAGGTGGTGTCAATTCCTGTTTAACAGAGCCTCCTATGTCAAATGCCC is part of the Streptomyces agglomeratus genome and encodes:
- a CDS encoding sacsin N-terminal ATP-binding-like domain-containing protein, producing the protein MSYSDPADIEKISPVIKKIVEQSARVLETYRVDPGLVQEHANGERRITQGGYGDRQLFELVQNAADEIANDPGGTVHVVLTDTHLYCANEGTEVSAEGAETILRMSVSKKRGGQIGRFGVGIKSVLAVTDAPQFFSTSGSFGFDRDWAHREIIGASGLATDGNRETPVLRMARPLDADHERAADAVLDQLLDWATTVVRLPLITGAADRLGRDMHQAKDSERREFPARFQLFSHHVGKVVLEDRRPMPPVRREITVKHDGFHHTIEEQRTGHRPAQSRWKVFTEAHRPSRTARDSAGEMHDRGTIDISWAVPEYTGENVLNAPRGRGEFWSFFPTKYPMTLSGALNGAWKTNEDRQNLLDASPFNQEIIQVAARLVVDSLPHLAPLEDPGAYLPLLPGRTKESETLNWADQYLTEQIWQMAAQRPSLPDQDGDLRVPHELKLHPDQGGQGKLRFEWLQMWNACPGRPSDWVHPSVEAAEIRSGKVEHILKAAKRQRASVREWLEALVSDSGADGSAVAIRILAAMIRTASPFAAEARTAKIVLTESHGMVAPVAGRVFRRTVQDGLKDDLVYVDERLSEDLSLASSLSEIGIREADARGRFVGVLDQGFDNYSPQDWTRFWELFHSAGGSHVTAEVRTRVAAPMETLFVRTVDRSFHRMKDCMLPGPVVPGDGSRDKSIAVDMTFHSDDTVVFREFGLRDRPTGGHRPEGESWFEDYRTAVYEGYCRTLPSNATRPQQHRLKLEGAAVGGPLHLLLKLSDEGKAAFVKALSDDSVIDTWTRQFGAQSATRAAVASPIRWMLRRHGRVSTAKGVVPLADAVGPQLRGYSDVLPVADISPEKARKLHLPVTVDEVPERQWDQLLAQLLESEDDTFVGRTYVMLTRLEVPFPEDSLTRCRVGTHWDTREDGEIAVAASGGEYQALRAEQLPALLAGSPEDAELMVKTWGMLRYTDVISKETRHVAPGEPTPMRDAFPALRQRLSSTLINNYGLLACSELEEVLRTPNGTRVTPLSSALQGTTVLVLEPESPLDALMAADKELRWGLGASGCRAVLDAQRRQEEDRQLQDALRMVREAGTVVEKLELLLGADALRAGLPAGLLESERADLGDAEPSASRVAQMAYNAHGDGVLQVHVRDLAAAYPSHAPSSFSGATAAVKFVADLGFPDSFAGVRAPSLEPRIDVAGPSEFPRLHDYQERLATNVFAMLDRVTPQRGMLSLPTGAGKTRVAAEAVIRWVKQDGQLDGPILWIAQSEELCEQAVQSWSFVWQKVGAESPLAISRLWTTNEAGPVSDRPHLVVATDAKLRVSLGTDAYAWLRSASLVIVDEAHTAIAPQYTEILSHLGLMHSRTDRHLLGLTATPFRNTNVEETRRLVQRFGSRRLDDGIFSGEPYAELQQLGMLAHVAHRELTGGTIELTSDERQRADQLSVLSKAAEQRLADDHDRNRRIIDEIAAMPSDWPVLVFATSVSHAKFLSAKLNDRGITAAAVDSATSTSERRRRIDSFRRQQTRVLTNYGVLTQGFDAPATRAVVVARPTYSPNVYQQMIGRGLRGPRNGGKDSCLILNVRDNITNYGKALAFTQFEHLWGAK